From Bifidobacterium sp. ESL0790, one genomic window encodes:
- a CDS encoding methionine ABC transporter permease, which produces MNGIDVITGAAAAGRNGVVTLASNQDWSVLKPMLFQSIAQTLEMVFVTLVVGGILGLVLGVVLYGTRPGNLFENSVVYRVLDIIVNIVRPIPFIIFLAAIQPLTMKVVGTSIGTMAAIFPMVIMATFATSRLVEQNLVPVDSGVIEAARAMGASKLTIIRTVLIPEALGPLILAYAFLFISILDMSAMAGYIGGGGLGNFAISYGYQKFDPTVTWTAVIIMIVLVQVVQAIANAFAKHILKRQG; this is translated from the coding sequence ATGAACGGCATTGATGTGATTACAGGCGCGGCCGCGGCCGGCCGCAACGGCGTCGTCACCCTGGCGTCCAACCAGGACTGGTCGGTGTTGAAGCCGATGCTCTTCCAATCCATCGCCCAGACCCTCGAGATGGTCTTCGTCACCCTCGTCGTCGGCGGCATCCTGGGCCTCGTGCTCGGCGTGGTGCTCTACGGCACGCGCCCGGGCAACCTCTTCGAGAACTCGGTGGTCTACCGCGTGCTCGACATCATCGTCAACATCGTGCGCCCCATCCCGTTCATCATCTTCCTGGCGGCCATCCAGCCGCTGACCATGAAGGTGGTCGGCACCTCCATCGGCACCATGGCCGCGATCTTCCCCATGGTCATCATGGCCACTTTCGCCACCTCGCGCCTGGTCGAGCAGAACCTCGTGCCCGTCGACTCGGGCGTGATTGAGGCGGCGCGGGCGATGGGCGCCTCCAAGCTCACCATCATCCGCACGGTGCTCATCCCCGAGGCACTCGGCCCGCTCATCCTGGCCTACGCGTTCCTGTTCATCTCGATCCTCGACATGTCGGCCATGGCCGGCTACATCGGCGGTGGCGGCCTCGGTAATTTCGCCATCTCCTACGGCTACCAGAAGTTCGATCCGACCGTCACCTGGACCGCCGTGATCATCATGATCGTGCTGGTGCAGGTGGTGCAGGCCATCGCCAACGCCTTCGCCAAGCACATCCTCAAGCGCCAGGGATAG
- a CDS encoding methionine ABC transporter ATP-binding protein — protein sequence MATPIIELDHVVKEFKSRSAEGRGVRAVDDVTLSIEKGDIYGIIGYSGAGKSTLVRMINALERPTSGSVRVLGEDITNLSESKLRPVRQKIGMIFQQFNLFSTKTVAQNIAYPLMLDHWRKDYQDKRVAQLLKFVGLEEHAGKYPSQLSGGQKQRVGIARALATNPQILLADEATSALDPETTGEVLDLLEQVNKQLGVTIVLITHQMNVVQQIANRVAVMSEGRVVESGDAYSVFAAPRQEVTKRFIATAISGLPDADRVADMHRQWAGRVVTVLIRQKDAKDSRNGMLTSSSGQNISELIAKHGVSTSLLYGGIDTVAGSAIGAMTYELTDGAGDVDAFLKELALNSDVFDFGTAQAPREYGDAVAHPLGGGSGKASASEGVDSTNGGSEDEKRGESR from the coding sequence ATGGCAACGCCGATCATCGAACTCGACCACGTGGTCAAGGAGTTCAAGTCACGCTCAGCCGAGGGGAGGGGCGTGCGCGCGGTCGACGATGTGACCCTTTCGATCGAGAAAGGCGACATCTATGGCATCATCGGCTACTCCGGGGCCGGCAAATCGACGTTGGTGCGCATGATCAACGCGCTGGAACGCCCCACCTCGGGCTCCGTGCGCGTGCTTGGCGAGGACATCACCAACCTCAGCGAATCCAAGCTGCGCCCGGTGCGCCAGAAGATCGGCATGATCTTCCAGCAGTTCAACCTCTTCTCCACCAAGACGGTGGCCCAGAACATCGCCTATCCGTTGATGCTCGACCATTGGCGCAAGGACTACCAGGACAAGCGCGTCGCCCAGCTTTTGAAATTCGTGGGGCTCGAGGAGCACGCCGGCAAATACCCATCCCAGCTTTCCGGCGGCCAGAAGCAGCGTGTGGGCATCGCCCGCGCCCTGGCCACCAACCCGCAGATCCTGCTGGCCGACGAGGCCACCAGCGCGCTCGACCCGGAGACCACCGGCGAGGTGCTCGACCTGTTGGAGCAGGTCAACAAGCAGCTCGGCGTCACCATCGTCCTGATCACCCACCAGATGAACGTGGTCCAGCAGATCGCCAACCGCGTCGCCGTGATGAGCGAGGGGCGCGTGGTGGAGAGCGGCGACGCCTACAGCGTCTTCGCCGCGCCCCGCCAGGAGGTCACCAAGCGCTTCATCGCCACGGCCATCTCGGGGCTGCCCGACGCCGACCGCGTCGCCGACATGCACCGTCAGTGGGCCGGGCGCGTGGTCACGGTGCTTATCAGGCAAAAGGACGCCAAAGACTCGCGCAACGGCATGCTCACCTCGTCCTCGGGGCAGAACATCTCGGAGCTCATCGCCAAACACGGCGTCTCCACCAGCCTGCTCTACGGCGGCATCGACACGGTCGCGGGCTCGGCCATCGGGGCCATGACCTATGAGCTGACCGACGGCGCGGGCGACGTTGACGCGTTTTTGAAGGAGCTCGCGTTGAACAGCGACGTATTTGACTTCGGCACCGCGCAGGCGCCTCGCGAATACGGCGACGCCGTGGCCCATCCGCTGGGCGGCGGATCCGGGAAGGCGAGTGCGAGTGAAGGCGTCGATTCCACGAACGGCGGGAGCGAAGACGAGAAGCGAGGGGAGAGCCGATGA